A single region of the Arthrobacter sp. PAMC25564 genome encodes:
- a CDS encoding sugar phosphate isomerase/epimerase and 4-hydroxyphenylpyruvate domain-containing protein: MRTGIATVCLSGTLREKMQACAIAGFDGIEIFEQDLVTSPLSPEEVRKMAADLGLTLDLYQPFRDFDSVPEELLATNLRRAEAKFRLMSRLGTDTILVCSNVATAAIDDDELRAAQLSRLAALAGEHGMKVAYEALAWGKYVNDYEHAHRLVEMVDHPSLGTCLDSFHILSRDWDTAPIEGFNPEKIFFVQVADAPKLSMDVLSWSRHYRVFPGEGQFDLAKFMGHVVRAGYAGPVSLEVFNDVFRQSDVERTAVDAMRSLIWLEEQSAKWLEANPGPAADSTGGPGGARAAGRRRYPMELATLPQVAEPAGFNFAEVRAADTASLETLLGQLGFAFNGRHRTKNVQLWTMGHARVIINEQPPALDGAPAANPETASAPAISALGFDVDSPVIAAARAQQLKAPAVPRKSQADEEIFQGFAAPDSTEIFLCQGSPDGTAAWTREFGEGLEIPAPGQPSAVIDHVNLAQPWQHFDEAVLFYTSALALEPQPYAEVPSPTGLVRSQVMLTEDRGVRLVLNLAPLIQQDGAAGTANAAGTGQRRTYQEHIAFAVDDLVATARAARDRGLDFLKIPANYYEDLDARFGLEPDFLATLRELNLLYDRDADGEFLHFYTATVGSVFFEMVERRGNYDGYGAPNAPVRHAVQYDHLHQPKLTT, translated from the coding sequence ATGCGCACCGGAATCGCCACCGTCTGCCTCTCCGGCACCCTGCGGGAAAAGATGCAGGCCTGCGCCATCGCCGGCTTCGACGGGATCGAAATCTTCGAGCAGGACCTCGTCACGTCCCCGCTGAGCCCGGAGGAGGTCCGCAAGATGGCCGCCGATCTGGGCCTGACCCTGGATCTCTACCAGCCGTTCCGCGACTTCGACAGCGTTCCCGAGGAGCTCCTCGCCACCAACCTGCGCCGGGCGGAGGCCAAGTTCAGGCTGATGTCCCGGCTGGGCACGGACACCATCCTGGTCTGCTCCAACGTGGCAACCGCCGCCATCGACGACGACGAACTCCGGGCCGCCCAGCTCTCCCGCCTCGCCGCCCTCGCCGGGGAACACGGCATGAAGGTGGCGTACGAGGCCCTCGCCTGGGGGAAGTACGTCAACGACTACGAGCATGCCCACCGCCTCGTGGAAATGGTGGACCACCCCAGCCTGGGCACCTGCCTTGACTCGTTCCACATCCTTTCCCGCGACTGGGACACGGCCCCGATCGAAGGGTTCAACCCGGAGAAGATCTTCTTCGTCCAGGTCGCCGACGCCCCCAAACTGTCCATGGACGTGCTCTCCTGGAGCCGGCACTACCGGGTCTTCCCGGGTGAAGGACAGTTTGATCTCGCCAAGTTCATGGGCCACGTCGTCCGTGCCGGCTATGCCGGCCCGGTGTCCCTGGAGGTCTTCAACGACGTCTTCCGCCAGTCCGATGTCGAACGCACGGCCGTGGACGCGATGCGCTCCCTGATCTGGCTCGAAGAACAGAGCGCCAAATGGCTTGAGGCCAACCCGGGCCCCGCTGCGGACAGCACGGGCGGACCCGGCGGCGCCCGGGCTGCCGGCCGCCGCCGCTATCCGATGGAACTGGCCACCCTGCCGCAGGTGGCCGAGCCGGCCGGCTTCAACTTTGCAGAGGTCAGGGCCGCGGACACCGCCAGCCTGGAAACCCTGCTGGGCCAGTTGGGATTCGCGTTCAACGGCCGCCACCGGACCAAGAATGTGCAATTGTGGACTATGGGCCACGCGCGGGTGATCATCAACGAACAGCCCCCGGCCCTGGATGGCGCCCCCGCCGCAAACCCGGAGACCGCCAGCGCGCCTGCAATCTCTGCCTTAGGCTTCGACGTCGATTCCCCCGTCATTGCCGCCGCCCGTGCCCAGCAGCTCAAGGCCCCGGCCGTGCCACGCAAGAGCCAGGCCGACGAGGAAATCTTCCAGGGCTTCGCCGCCCCGGACTCCACCGAGATCTTCCTGTGCCAGGGCAGCCCCGACGGCACCGCCGCGTGGACCCGCGAATTCGGCGAAGGGCTGGAAATTCCGGCACCCGGCCAGCCAAGTGCCGTGATCGACCACGTCAACCTGGCCCAGCCCTGGCAGCACTTTGACGAGGCCGTGCTGTTCTACACCAGCGCCCTGGCCCTGGAGCCGCAGCCCTACGCGGAGGTTCCGAGCCCCACCGGGCTGGTCCGCTCCCAGGTGATGCTCACCGAGGACCGTGGGGTCCGCCTCGTGCTGAACCTGGCACCGCTCATCCAGCAGGATGGTGCCGCCGGCACCGCCAATGCCGCCGGCACCGGCCAGCGCAGGACGTACCAGGAACATATTGCCTTCGCGGTGGATGATCTCGTGGCCACCGCCCGGGCCGCGAGGGACCGCGGCCTGGACTTCCTGAAGATCCCGGCGAACTACTACGAGGACCTGGATGCGAGGTTCGGCCTGGAGCCCGACTTCCTGGCCACCCTGCGGGAGCTCAACCTGCTCTATGACCGCGACGCCGACGGCGAATTCCTGCACTTCTACACCGCCACCGTAGGCAGCGTGTTCTTCGAAATGGTGGAACGCCGCGGCAATTACGACGGCTACGGCGCACCGAACGCCCCGGTCCGGCACGCGGTGCAGTACGACCACCTGCACCAGCCCAAACTGACCACCTGA
- the pcaH gene encoding protocatechuate 3,4-dioxygenase subunit beta: MPEEIELEFFNADPITEDVSDAAPQAETGAAPKTYAPLDAAAESQADLSAEMKAIGDAYAQALKNGTAAETQPRLDYAPYRSSVLRHPTKDLHHADPETIELYSPAFGHMDVHALEADLTIQHNGEPVGERIIVSGRVLDGDGRPVAGQLVEIWQANSAGRYIHKRDQHPAPLDPNFTGVGRCITGADGSYSFTTIKPGAYPWKNHLNAWRPAHIHFSLFGQEFTQRIVTQMYFPGDQLFPLDPIYQSIVDQDARDRLVATYNHEQTRPEWALAYNWDIVLTGSKRTWTENEALGSGGDDHE; this comes from the coding sequence GTGCCTGAAGAAATCGAACTCGAATTTTTCAACGCCGACCCAATCACCGAAGATGTGTCGGATGCGGCGCCACAGGCCGAAACCGGAGCCGCACCAAAGACGTATGCGCCGCTCGATGCCGCTGCGGAGTCGCAGGCGGACCTCAGCGCCGAAATGAAGGCCATCGGCGATGCCTACGCCCAGGCGCTCAAGAACGGTACTGCGGCGGAAACCCAGCCCCGGCTGGACTACGCCCCGTACCGCAGCAGCGTCCTGCGCCACCCTACCAAGGACCTGCACCACGCTGACCCGGAGACCATCGAGCTGTACTCTCCCGCGTTCGGGCACATGGACGTGCACGCGCTCGAAGCGGACCTGACGATCCAGCACAACGGTGAACCGGTCGGCGAACGCATTATCGTCTCGGGCCGCGTACTCGACGGCGACGGCCGGCCCGTTGCGGGCCAGCTCGTGGAGATCTGGCAGGCCAACTCCGCCGGGCGCTACATCCACAAGCGGGACCAGCACCCGGCACCGCTGGACCCGAACTTCACCGGCGTCGGCCGTTGCATCACGGGCGCGGACGGTTCCTACAGCTTCACCACCATCAAGCCCGGCGCCTATCCGTGGAAGAACCACCTCAACGCCTGGCGCCCGGCCCACATCCACTTCTCGCTGTTCGGACAGGAATTCACCCAGCGGATCGTCACCCAGATGTACTTCCCCGGTGACCAGCTCTTCCCGCTGGACCCGATCTACCAGTCGATCGTCGACCAGGACGCGCGGGACCGGCTCGTGGCCACCTACAACCACGAGCAGACCAGGCCCGAATGGGCGCTGGCCTACAACTGGGACATCGTCCTGACCGGGTCGAAGCGGACCTGGACCGAAAACGAGGCTCTGGGATCAGGCGGAGATGACCATGAGTAA
- the pcaG gene encoding protocatechuate 3,4-dioxygenase subunit alpha, producing the protein MSKLTPTPGQTVGPFYGYALPYNKDRELLAPGSPGSIRLQGTVYDGAGHPIPDAILEIWQADAEGKVPHHTGSLVRDGYTFTGFGRSAVGNTGAFTFTTVNPGPTEAGAAPFISVAVFARGLMNRLFTRVYLPENEEALAADRLLSSLTPERRRTLIARRDADGGLSWDIRLQGEGETVFLDFEGGPAVEGTAAEGAAQ; encoded by the coding sequence ATGAGTAAACTCACCCCCACCCCCGGCCAGACCGTAGGACCGTTCTACGGCTACGCCCTGCCCTACAACAAGGACCGCGAACTGCTGGCCCCTGGCTCACCCGGCTCCATCCGGCTGCAGGGAACCGTGTACGACGGCGCCGGCCACCCCATCCCGGACGCGATCCTGGAAATCTGGCAGGCGGACGCCGAGGGCAAGGTCCCCCATCACACGGGCTCCCTCGTCCGGGACGGCTACACCTTCACCGGCTTCGGCCGCAGCGCCGTCGGCAACACCGGGGCTTTCACCTTCACCACCGTCAACCCGGGCCCCACCGAAGCCGGGGCGGCGCCGTTCATCTCCGTGGCCGTGTTTGCCCGCGGCCTGATGAACCGGCTCTTCACCCGGGTCTACCTTCCGGAAAACGAGGAAGCCCTGGCCGCAGACCGGCTGCTGAGCTCGCTCACGCCGGAACGCCGCCGCACGCTGATCGCGCGCCGGGATGCCGACGGCGGCCTCAGCTGGGACATCCGGCTCCAAGGCGAGGGCGAAACCGTGTTCCTCGACTTCGAGGGAGGACCTGCCGTCGAGGGAACGGCTGCCGAGGGCGCCGCCCAGTGA
- a CDS encoding lyase family protein encodes MIDPPRSDGDVGLLSPVSASPLVAALTGDRAVLAAILAVEAAWAAVLEEASLAPAGSAAVVAAAAEAYRYDAAGIAVRAQGGANPVIPLLADLRGQVKALDTAGVGAAQAVHTSLTSQDVLDTALMLLARNALPALLADLKRTAAALAALAEEHADTLCVGRSLTQHSLPFTFGLKAAQWFHGVAAAARRLEAVELPVQMGGAAGTLAAGTVLTTGAAVTPFDLSDSLAAGLGLAATPGPWHTNRLAITALGDSLAAVTDALGKIAGDVLFLSRPEVAELAEPRAAGRGVSSAMPQKQNPVLSVLVRSAALQAPAQAAQLHLAAANFNDERPDGAWHTEWPALRQLLRLALGAAGHLRELAEGLQLFPDAMRRNLDLSGPLLLSEGVSAAVAPLLGADGKQRLQAVVDRTLQAPAADQAAIYRRLLRAAVPAELFSDARLEELLDPASYLGQAAEISRRILAAFPDYAGGTAAGADAQPSLNPDLNGASRG; translated from the coding sequence GTGATTGATCCGCCCCGCTCCGACGGCGACGTCGGCCTGCTGAGCCCCGTGTCGGCGTCGCCCCTTGTGGCGGCGCTGACCGGGGACCGGGCAGTGCTCGCGGCGATTCTCGCCGTCGAGGCCGCCTGGGCCGCCGTCCTGGAAGAGGCATCCCTCGCCCCGGCCGGCTCCGCCGCCGTGGTGGCTGCCGCCGCCGAGGCATACCGTTACGACGCCGCCGGCATCGCCGTGCGCGCGCAGGGCGGCGCCAACCCGGTGATCCCGCTGCTGGCCGATCTCCGTGGACAGGTCAAGGCCCTGGACACAGCGGGCGTCGGCGCCGCACAGGCGGTGCACACCTCGCTGACCAGCCAGGACGTGCTCGACACGGCGCTGATGCTGCTCGCCCGCAACGCCCTCCCGGCGCTGCTGGCCGACCTCAAGCGGACGGCGGCGGCGCTGGCGGCCCTCGCGGAAGAGCATGCGGACACGCTGTGCGTGGGCCGCAGCCTGACCCAGCACTCGCTTCCCTTCACCTTCGGGCTCAAGGCTGCCCAGTGGTTCCACGGAGTCGCCGCCGCGGCTCGCCGCCTCGAGGCCGTTGAGCTGCCGGTGCAGATGGGCGGCGCCGCCGGAACACTGGCGGCCGGCACCGTGCTGACCACCGGCGCGGCCGTGACACCCTTCGATCTTTCGGACAGCCTCGCCGCCGGGCTGGGCCTGGCCGCCACGCCCGGCCCCTGGCACACCAACCGGCTGGCCATCACCGCGCTGGGGGACTCGCTGGCGGCGGTGACGGATGCGCTGGGCAAGATCGCCGGCGATGTGCTGTTCCTGAGCCGCCCCGAAGTGGCCGAGCTTGCCGAGCCGCGCGCCGCCGGACGCGGCGTGTCCTCGGCCATGCCGCAAAAACAGAACCCGGTGCTCTCCGTGCTGGTCCGCAGCGCAGCCCTCCAGGCGCCCGCGCAGGCCGCCCAGCTGCACCTTGCCGCAGCCAACTTCAACGACGAACGCCCCGACGGCGCCTGGCACACCGAGTGGCCGGCCCTCCGGCAACTGCTCCGCCTGGCCCTCGGCGCCGCCGGGCACCTCAGGGAGCTCGCCGAGGGCCTGCAGCTCTTCCCGGACGCCATGCGCCGCAACCTGGACCTGTCCGGCCCGCTGCTGCTCAGCGAGGGAGTGTCCGCCGCAGTGGCACCGCTTCTGGGGGCCGACGGCAAGCAGCGGCTGCAGGCCGTTGTGGACCGGACTCTGCAGGCCCCGGCCGCGGACCAGGCCGCCATCTACCGGCGGCTGCTCCGGGCGGCCGTTCCGGCGGAGCTGTTCTCCGACGCCCGGCTCGAGGAGCTGCTGGACCCGGCCAGCTACCTGGGCCAGGCCGCCGAAATCTCCCGCCGCATCCTCGCGGCCTTCCCGGACTACGCGGGCGGCACAGCAGCCGGCGCGGACGCCCAGCCATCATTGAATCCCGATCTGAACGGAGCCTCCCGTGGCTAG
- a CDS encoding alpha/beta fold hydrolase translates to MARPTVKAVLLSPQRTLGHKPLLVVGPSLGTSSLLWARAGALLGDDFDVVAWDLPGHGISPAAKETFDVAELADAVIGLVDSIAPGAQFHYAGVSLGGATGLQLGIKHGERLKSLSVQCTGAKLGTPEGWLERAETVRTQGTPVMIQGSAQRWFGPGFMEREPELSGRLLHNLRDADRFSYAFCCEALAGFDVREELGSIRVPTQAIAGVEDTVAPPSFAEEIVEGITAGGGTASAVSLEGVAHLAPFEAPGHVADLLRTLITWAESRGAGQ, encoded by the coding sequence GTGGCTAGACCAACAGTCAAGGCCGTACTGCTTTCCCCCCAGCGCACCCTCGGCCACAAGCCACTCCTGGTGGTGGGGCCGTCCCTGGGGACGTCCTCCCTGCTGTGGGCCCGGGCCGGCGCGCTGCTGGGTGACGACTTCGACGTCGTCGCCTGGGACCTGCCCGGCCACGGCATCTCGCCGGCCGCGAAGGAAACGTTCGACGTCGCCGAGCTGGCCGACGCCGTCATCGGGCTCGTCGATTCGATCGCCCCCGGCGCGCAGTTCCACTACGCCGGTGTTTCCCTCGGCGGGGCCACCGGCCTGCAGCTGGGCATCAAGCACGGCGAACGGCTCAAGAGCCTGTCCGTGCAGTGCACCGGAGCCAAGCTCGGCACCCCCGAGGGCTGGCTGGAACGCGCCGAAACCGTGCGCACCCAGGGCACCCCGGTGATGATCCAGGGCTCGGCGCAGCGCTGGTTCGGCCCCGGCTTCATGGAGCGCGAACCGGAGCTCAGCGGCCGCCTGCTGCACAACCTGCGCGACGCCGACCGCTTCAGTTACGCCTTCTGCTGCGAAGCCCTCGCCGGCTTCGACGTCCGGGAAGAGCTTGGCAGCATCCGCGTCCCCACCCAGGCCATCGCGGGCGTGGAGGACACTGTTGCCCCGCCGTCCTTCGCCGAGGAAATTGTCGAAGGGATCACCGCCGGCGGTGGCACCGCAAGTGCCGTGAGCCTCGAGGGCGTCGCACACCTGGCGCCGTTCGAAGCTCCCGGGCACGTCGCCGACCTGCTGCGGACCCTGATCACCTGGGCCGAATCTCGCGGAGCCGGACAGTGA
- the pcaC gene encoding 4-carboxymuconolactone decarboxylase: MTGPERNGVVQPDATSTEIYDGGMAVRREVLGAAHVDRANANKDAFSEDFQDMITRIAWGGIWTRPGLTRQMRSAVTITAMVAHGHWEELAMHIRAAITNGLSRDEIKEILLQTAIYCGVPSANTAFKTAQQVFHSMDNTELDETPVPPN; the protein is encoded by the coding sequence GTGACCGGCCCCGAACGGAACGGTGTGGTCCAGCCGGACGCCACCAGCACGGAAATCTACGACGGCGGCATGGCAGTGCGCCGCGAGGTGCTCGGCGCCGCCCACGTGGACCGCGCCAACGCCAACAAGGATGCCTTCAGCGAGGACTTCCAGGACATGATCACCCGCATCGCCTGGGGCGGCATCTGGACCCGGCCCGGCCTGACCCGGCAGATGCGCTCCGCCGTCACCATCACCGCGATGGTGGCCCACGGGCACTGGGAAGAACTGGCCATGCATATCCGCGCCGCCATCACCAACGGCCTGAGCAGGGACGAAATCAAGGAAATCCTGCTCCAGACCGCCATCTATTGCGGAGTCCCTTCCGCCAACACCGCCTTCAAGACCGCCCAGCAGGTCTTCCATTCCATGGACAACACTGAGCTCGACGAAACCCCCGTCCCGCCCAACTAG
- a CDS encoding thiolase family protein: MNQAFVYDAVRTPFGKFGSGLAGVRPDDLAAHVIKESVKRAPGLDVERIDEVVFGNANGAGEENRNVARMGTLLAGLPVSIPGTTVNRLCGSSLDAAIIASRQINTGDADLMLIGGVESMSRAPWVLPKTEKPYPAGDLNLASTTLGWRLVNQAMDPDWTISLGEATERLAEKYGVTRQAQDEFAAASHNLAAKAWDEGFYDHLVAPVPGTDLVRDETIRAGSSAAKLAGLKTVFRTGNGTVTAGNASPLSDGASAAWLGSENAAGILGMDPLARIAGRGAHANDPQYFGYAPVEAANKALAKAGIGWDQVGAVELNEAFAAQSLACITAWDIDPGIVNRHGGAIAMGHPLGASGGRLLGTLARTLQATGQRWGVAAICIGVGQGLAIVLENVTAAPSAKTEKG; encoded by the coding sequence ATGAATCAGGCTTTTGTTTACGATGCCGTGCGGACGCCGTTCGGTAAGTTCGGTTCCGGGCTGGCCGGGGTCCGCCCGGATGACCTCGCCGCGCACGTGATCAAAGAATCCGTGAAGCGCGCCCCGGGGCTCGACGTCGAACGCATCGACGAGGTCGTGTTCGGCAACGCCAACGGCGCGGGCGAGGAAAACCGCAACGTCGCCCGGATGGGTACCCTGCTGGCCGGCCTGCCGGTCTCCATCCCCGGCACCACGGTCAACCGGCTCTGCGGCTCCTCGCTGGACGCCGCGATCATCGCCTCCCGCCAGATCAACACCGGCGACGCGGACCTGATGCTGATCGGCGGCGTCGAATCGATGTCCCGGGCACCCTGGGTGCTGCCCAAGACCGAGAAGCCCTACCCGGCCGGGGACCTGAACCTGGCCTCCACCACACTGGGCTGGCGCCTGGTCAACCAGGCCATGGACCCGGACTGGACGATCTCCCTGGGCGAGGCCACCGAACGGCTGGCCGAGAAATACGGTGTCACCCGGCAGGCGCAGGACGAATTCGCCGCCGCCTCGCACAACCTCGCCGCCAAGGCGTGGGACGAGGGCTTCTACGACCACCTCGTCGCCCCGGTCCCGGGCACGGACCTGGTCCGCGACGAGACGATCCGGGCCGGGTCCTCCGCGGCGAAACTCGCCGGACTCAAGACCGTGTTCCGCACCGGCAACGGCACCGTCACCGCCGGGAACGCCTCCCCGCTCTCGGACGGCGCCTCCGCGGCCTGGCTCGGCTCCGAAAACGCCGCGGGGATCCTCGGGATGGACCCGCTGGCCAGGATCGCCGGGCGCGGCGCGCACGCCAACGACCCCCAGTACTTCGGCTACGCCCCCGTTGAGGCCGCCAACAAGGCCCTCGCCAAGGCCGGCATCGGCTGGGATCAGGTCGGCGCCGTCGAACTCAACGAAGCCTTCGCCGCGCAGTCCCTGGCCTGCATCACCGCCTGGGACATCGACCCGGGAATCGTGAACCGGCACGGCGGCGCGATCGCCATGGGCCACCCCCTCGGCGCCTCCGGCGGCCGCCTCCTGGGCACCCTGGCCCGCACCCTGCAGGCCACCGGCCAACGCTGGGGCGTCGCCGCGATCTGCATCGGCGTCGGCCAGGGCCTCGCCATCGTCCTCGAAAACGTGACTGCCGCGCCGTCGGCAAAGACAGAAAAGGGTTAA
- a CDS encoding 3-oxoacid CoA-transferase subunit A, with protein MLNFVDTVGEAVAGIKDGSTVMIGGFGNAGQPFELIDALMDCGAKDLTVVNNNAGQGDQGLALLIKEGRVRKMICSFPRQSDSWHFDAKYRSGEIELELVPQGNLAERIRAAGAGIGGFFTPTGYGTMLAEGKETRILDGRGQVFETPIHADVALIKALKADGKGNLVYRKTARNFGPIMAAAAKHTVVQVSEIVPTGGLDPEIIVTPGIYINSIVKVA; from the coding sequence ATGTTGAACTTCGTAGACACCGTCGGCGAGGCCGTTGCCGGCATCAAGGACGGCTCCACCGTGATGATCGGCGGTTTCGGCAACGCCGGCCAGCCGTTCGAGCTCATCGACGCCCTGATGGATTGCGGCGCCAAGGACCTCACCGTGGTCAACAACAACGCCGGCCAGGGCGACCAGGGCCTCGCGCTGCTGATCAAGGAAGGCCGGGTCAGGAAGATGATCTGCTCGTTCCCGCGGCAGTCCGACTCCTGGCACTTCGATGCCAAGTACCGGTCCGGCGAGATCGAGCTGGAACTCGTCCCGCAGGGCAACCTGGCCGAGCGCATCCGCGCCGCCGGCGCCGGCATCGGCGGATTCTTCACCCCCACCGGGTATGGCACCATGCTCGCCGAAGGCAAGGAAACCCGGATCCTGGACGGACGCGGCCAGGTCTTCGAAACCCCCATCCACGCCGACGTCGCCCTGATCAAGGCGCTCAAGGCCGACGGCAAGGGCAACCTCGTCTACCGCAAGACCGCCCGCAACTTCGGCCCGATCATGGCCGCAGCGGCCAAGCACACCGTGGTCCAGGTGTCCGAGATCGTCCCCACCGGCGGCCTGGACCCGGAGATCATCGTGACCCCCGGAATCTACATCAACAGCATTGTGAAGGTGGCCTGA
- a CDS encoding 3-oxoacid CoA-transferase subunit B, translating into MSSTQTSIRTSDKPLGRDDLARLVARDIKPGSFVNLGIGQPTLVSNYLEPEQNITLHTENGMLGMGPEATGDQIDGDLINAGKIPVTELPGASYFHHADSFAIMRGGHLDICVLGAFQVSATGDLANWHTGAPDAIPAVGGAMDLATGAKDVFVMMTLLTREGVSKLVETCSYPLTGIGCVTRVYTDKAVFLTGPEGVEVRETFGCTLEELQAMVPVPLKAASAAGS; encoded by the coding sequence ATGAGCAGCACCCAGACGTCCATTCGGACCTCAGACAAGCCCCTGGGCCGCGATGACCTGGCCCGCCTGGTGGCCCGGGACATCAAGCCTGGATCCTTCGTGAACCTCGGCATCGGCCAGCCCACCCTGGTTTCCAACTACCTGGAGCCGGAGCAGAACATCACGCTCCATACCGAGAACGGCATGCTGGGCATGGGCCCGGAAGCCACGGGGGACCAGATCGACGGCGACCTCATCAACGCCGGCAAGATCCCTGTGACCGAGCTGCCCGGGGCTTCCTACTTCCACCACGCGGACTCCTTCGCCATCATGCGCGGCGGGCACCTGGACATCTGCGTGCTGGGGGCCTTCCAGGTCTCCGCCACCGGCGACCTGGCCAACTGGCACACCGGCGCCCCGGACGCGATCCCGGCCGTCGGCGGGGCCATGGACCTCGCCACCGGCGCCAAGGACGTCTTCGTGATGATGACGCTCCTGACCCGTGAGGGCGTGTCCAAGCTCGTCGAGACCTGCAGCTACCCGCTCACCGGGATCGGCTGCGTGACCCGGGTGTACACGGACAAGGCCGTGTTCCTGACCGGCCCGGAGGGCGTCGAGGTGCGGGAGACTTTCGGCTGCACCCTCGAGGAGCTGCAGGCCATGGTGCCGGTGCCGCTCAAGGCCGCATCCGCCGCCGGAAGCTGA
- a CDS encoding IclR family transcriptional regulator C-terminal domain-containing protein, with protein MIEAAKGAGADGAPAASDQYVQSLARGLAVIRAFDTDHPKMTLTEVAARTDLTRATARRFLHTLVELGYVRTDGKIFALTAKVLQLGYAYLSGLSLPQFAQPHLEELALKLGESTSAAVLEGTDIAYIARVSTRRIMTVGITVGTRFPAFATSMGRVLLAALPPARLEDYLAAAEIRPLTPRAIGTREALLAELATVRAQGWCLLDQELELGLMSVAAPVLDGPKVVAAINVSLQAQSVAAQPDPERYLETVRAETVATAELISADLSAGR; from the coding sequence ATGATTGAGGCAGCAAAGGGCGCCGGCGCGGACGGCGCACCCGCCGCCAGCGACCAGTACGTACAGTCGCTGGCGCGCGGACTGGCCGTGATCCGGGCCTTCGACACGGACCACCCGAAAATGACGCTGACGGAGGTGGCGGCCCGGACAGACCTCACCCGGGCCACCGCCCGGCGGTTCCTGCACACCCTCGTGGAACTGGGCTACGTCCGCACCGACGGCAAGATCTTCGCCCTGACCGCCAAGGTGTTGCAGCTCGGATACGCCTACCTGTCCGGGCTGTCCTTGCCGCAGTTCGCCCAGCCGCACCTTGAGGAACTCGCGCTCAAGCTGGGGGAGTCGACGTCGGCGGCCGTGCTGGAAGGCACCGACATTGCCTACATAGCGCGGGTGTCGACCCGGCGGATCATGACCGTTGGCATCACGGTCGGAACCCGGTTCCCGGCCTTTGCCACGTCCATGGGCCGGGTGCTGCTCGCGGCCCTCCCGCCCGCACGGCTGGAGGACTACCTCGCCGCGGCCGAGATCCGGCCGCTCACCCCGCGGGCCATCGGGACCCGGGAGGCGCTCCTGGCGGAGCTGGCCACCGTCCGGGCCCAGGGGTGGTGCCTGCTGGACCAGGAACTCGAACTCGGGCTGATGTCCGTCGCAGCCCCGGTCCTTGATGGGCCCAAGGTTGTGGCGGCCATCAACGTCTCCCTGCAGGCCCAATCCGTCGCCGCGCAGCCGGACCCGGAACGTTATCTGGAGACGGTGCGGGCGGAGACAGTGGCCACCGCGGAGCTCATCTCCGCGGATCTGTCCGCCGGCCGTTAG